One genomic window of Etheostoma spectabile isolate EspeVRDwgs_2016 chromosome 5, UIUC_Espe_1.0, whole genome shotgun sequence includes the following:
- the adra2b gene encoding alpha-2B adrenergic receptor, which yields MASVLDNGCSVELSGWNSSVSSAGASVPCNQSILKLAPYSPEATAAFATAITLMVLFTIVGNIMVIIAVLTSRSLRGPQNLFLVSLAAADILVATLIIPFSLANELLGYWYFKSLWCEIYLALDVLFCTSSIVHLCAISLDRFLSISRVTYGRQRTPKRIKAAIVVVWLISAVISFPPLLSLNKSEGGDEGSERGPQCRLNDERWYILYSTIGSFFAPCLIMILVNIRIYQIAKQRTRCPPGEPRKDGIGSATPSQPPRHVQANGKDDEESTPPSSNKTSNVRPPTLAITPSPSPGETQTSQNPTSNNHLQPPSPSLAITPVTTSLDTSPYGPTTPSSVSQSAPAKTKEKGKKGKRQGGKKADNNNGDSSSTDSDMEHSHGGGRGSTSMPGSPAGGGVHSPASVKRYRDMIATSKGARLVPGRRSKTENNPGAARRKAMVNREKRFTFVLAVVIGVFVVCWFPFFFSYSLQAVCPETCAIPGPLFTFFFWIGYCNSSLNPVIYTIFNKDFRKAFKKIVSSSTKGTFF from the coding sequence ATGGCCTCGGTTCTGGACAACGGCTGCTCCGTGGAGCTGAGCGGCTGGAACAGCAGTGTGAGCAGCGCCGGAGCCTCCGTGCCCTGCAACCAGAGCATCCTGAAGCTCGCCCCTTACTCCCCTGAAGCCACGGCGGCCTTCGCCACCGCTATAACCTTGATGGTCCTCTTTACCATCGTGGGGAACATTATGGTCATCATCGCTGTCCTGACCAGCCGGTCTCTCCGAGGACCACAGAATCTGTTTTTAGTGTCACTGGCTGCTGCAGACATTTTAGTGGCCACGCTCATCATCCCCTTTTCTCTGGCCAATGAACTGCTCGGCTACTGGTATTTCAAATCTCTGTGGTGTGAGATTTACCTGGCGCTGGATGTGCTGTTTTGCACCTCCTCCATTGTGCACCTGTGCGCCATCTCACTGGACCGCTTCCTGTCAATTTCCAGGGTTACTTACGGGCGTCAGCGGACTCCCAAACGCATCAAAGCCGCTATTGTGGTGGTGTGGCTCATCTCTGCCGTCATCTCTTTCCCTCCCCTGCTCTCACTGAACAAAAGTGAAGGAGGGGATGAGGGGAGTGAGAGGGGACCTCAGTGCAGGCTGAATGATGAACGCTGGTACATCCTTTACTCCACCATCGGCTCCTTCTTTGCTCCATGCCTCATCATGATTCTGGTCAACATAAGAATCTACCAAATTGCCAAACAGAGAACACGCTGTCCACCAGGAGAGCCCAGGAAAGATGGGATCGGCTCTGCCACACCAAGTCAGCCTCCACGACATGTACAAGCCAACGGGAAGGATGATGAAGAAAGCACACCCCCTTCATCAAACAAAACATCCAATGTCAGACCCCCAACCCTCGCCATCACCCCTTCTCCTTCCCCAGGAGAGACTCAGACATCCCAGAATCCCACCTCCAATAATCATCTGCAACCTCCGTCCCCTTCTCTAGCCATCACCCCTGTCACAACTTCCCTAGATACTTCTCCTTATGGCCCCACAACTCCTTCCTCTGTGTCTCAGTCTGCCCCTGCCAAGACTAAAGAGAAGGGGAAGAAGGGCAAGCGGCAGGGAGGGAAAAAGGCTGACAATAACAATGGTGACAGCTCAAGCACAGACAGCGATATGGAGCACAGCCATGGAGGAGGCCGAGGCAGCACCAGCATGCCAGGATCACCTGCAGGAGGGGGGGTCCACTCCCCAGCCTCAGTCAAGCGTTACCGGGATATGATAGCCACTTCAAAGGGGGCTCGGCTGGTACCAGGGAGGAGGTCAAAAACAGAGAACAACCCTGGAGCAGCGAGGCGTAAAGCAATGGTTAACAGAGAGAAGCGTTTCACATTTGTTCTGGCGGTGGTAATCGGTGTCTTTGTGGTGTGCTGgttcccgttcttcttctcctactCTCTGCAAGCAGTGTGCCCGGAGACATGTGCCATCCCTGGTCCACTCTTTACGTTTTTCTTTTGGATCGGTTATTGCAACTCCTCACTCAACCCAGTCATCTACACCATTTTCAACAAAGACTTCCGAAAGGCCTTCAAAAAGATAGTGAGCAGTAGCACCAAGGGTACTTTCTTTTAG